The following DNA comes from Pseudophryne corroboree isolate aPseCor3 chromosome 8, aPseCor3.hap2, whole genome shotgun sequence.
AAATTGTTGTTCTGGCCTTCGTCTCCCTGGATCTCTTGGCTGCAGAAAGTTCTCTAGATGGGGCTcatgctctccgtatctatgtagaTCAAAACAGTTCGCTGTGGAGATCGGATTCCTTCTTCTTCCTTctatggttttcacaaatgtggttgGCCCGCTAATAGACAGACTctgggcagatggattagaatgggtaTCGCACAAGCTGATCTTCCAGTCCCAGCTTCTATCtctgcccattctactcgatctgtgggaacgtcatgggcggtGCGCCATGACGCGTCCACTGcataattgtgcaaggcagctatgtgcTCTTCTATCCACACCTTTCTTCTATGTCTTTGTAAATTCTcatcccaggatgcttcatttcgATGCCTGATTATACTATTCACTCGGGAGGGTCCCCGACCCTtgaagtactgctttaggacatccccggtgTTTCCgtgtggagccctatggaacctTAAGAAGAAAGCATTATTGTAGACTTACCTTTTAactctttctttgaggtccatagggcgcccaccctgatgcacctggcctGTATGGGTTTGCGGCTTTGGTCACTGGTTCCATTTTcctgtctgtgagagtgtgttcttTTGTGTACCATATTCTTCTTCTTCTCTCTTGATTCTCTTCCTGCTTTGGACTTGTTACCAAAACTGACCTGACTGAGCATGGAGACGAGTTATAGGAAGAGGGACCAAGGCATCCTGGGATATCTGAAaaggcttaactgtttggtgcacaGGAGCTGATCCCACCACCTATAACCCCAGTGTtcccctatggacctcgaagaaagagagtcATCAAAGATAAGACTACCATAGCGCTCCTTATTTCAGTGGTTTCTTCTATTTGTTTAAGGTTTTGGTGCTGATTCCATGATAGTTCATATTTCATATTTGTTCCAGTGATCTACGTTAATGTTTATCAGTTTCCCCCCCATTTTTGGCAGGTAAGACTGCGCTTTTACATGCACTGGCCAGCAGCGACGGGGTCCAGATCCACAACACTGAAAATATCAGGTTGCTATTGGAGGGAGGTAAGTGATCATGTACCTAGTTTTTGCCAAACTAGCAATTATAACATTTTCCACGAGCAGTTGCATCATCCAAATTCTACAGACAGGTTGTAGTATCTgctcttaaggtgcgtacacactaggtgatattttaaacaatattgcacattttcacccttctgagcgacATCATTTGTACTGTCGTCCATTGTGTACACTACAAACGAAGAGCGCTCCCGTGGGTCGTTATTGACCCCCACTGTCGTCTGTACATGGAGCTCTATTTTGGACttatcgtccaaaactgcatgtacTTTGGCGGCATGACATCAATAAATTATATCGTTAGCGATATCGTACAGTGCACGCACTATATCGCGCTCCCTGGAGGGTAGGGaaaacactttggggtatattcaattgaagtcgaaagctgccgtctgtcgaaaagatggcagttttcgactttttaaggtcgaatcgtgattcgacctattcaatatatcccaacatttttcgacaagtcgatgaattcgacttgtcgaaaatagctgccgatccacgtgcttgtccttttcgaccatctcagtccgacataaaaaaatgtcggactgagatgtgggacccagaggaggagatgggggagagccgcagggagacgggggacagccgcgggcatataggagcgatcagcgctgcagcaggatgtcacagagCCGCGCCGCtcgcggcagcatccacccggctccagcaagtgaggtcacgcttgctggagccaggtggacactgccgtgaggttgggcggctgtgtgacatcctcctgcagcgctgttctCCGCCGTCTGGCGGCGGCTGTCCCCActggtctccctgcggctccccccccccctcctcctctgggtccctcatctcaattcgacttgaaaaagtcgaattgagatgagatttgaataggggttgtcggatccatttcgacaaatgcatgtcggaatgtatCCAGCGCTATTAGAATATACTCCTAAGTGATATCGCTCATGGAgggtatcgcctagtgtgtattcaCCTTTAGCTGCTAATGATGGTAACATTTAATGTACGTGGGGCTGAGTACAGGAGAATTGTCTGTTTTCAAATTGCATGTTAAAATCTCTCTTGTATGTATAATTTTAGGGGGCGATTCAGTTAGCCAGGGTTTTGGTTTTAGCTCCTTAGTTAAGTGCTCTGTGCGCTTCAGTTATTTCTCACTTCTAGCCCCAGAAACGCAGTTTGCCCCTCAGGAGCGTGTGAGTAGAAATCCGCGTTAGAGTGCATCCTTGGGGCTTATCGCGGGCAGTAATTATTAGCTCCTGCCTCTTAACCCGCAGTTAATTGAATTTCCCACCTTTTATATGTATACTTTCACTACATTCTAAACGTTTTCTGTAAAGTGTTCTTGTCTGATTATTTTATTACTTGTCTATGTGACGACTTTTACTAAGCACTTAGCCGCTGTCACAAAGCTTTCTAAAAACGAATGCTTGTTTCCCACTGTTACGGAGATCCTGTGTTGCGCTCCTGCGAGGTTACGGGTGGCAAATACAGTTGCAGTAATAGAAGTTAGAACCGCTTTTACCTCCAGAATTGGACAATTTGCATGTGAGGAAAGTTGGAATACAAGATTTGTGGTGCTGATTTTTATTAATCTACCGTTATATGTAAATATTAAGATATACATGATTGGCGTAACAAACGTCCAGAAAGACAAAGCAATCTGTGTAGTAAAAGTTGCAAGCTGGCGTGTAACTAGCAATAACATATCCTGAATGTAGATGCTTCTTACCCTAGCACaaaggttcccaaatgtggtcctcaaggcaccccatcgGTGCAGGATGTCAGTATATCCATGActcggcacagatggttaaatcaaattgactgaggtgctaattatgtcacctgtggccaagcattgatAAACTTAAAATCTGGACCATTGGGGCTCCTTAAGAACCCCGTTTGGGAACCTGTGCCCTAGCAGAATGTCCtatgacagtgatggctaaccttgacactccagctgttgttgaactacacatcccagcatgccctgcatccgttttagcatggccaaatagcaaaaactgtagcagggcatgctgggatgtgtagttcaacaacagctggagagtcaaggttagccatcactgtcctatgaTAATGTGTCGATGATAAATGTTTATTAGTGAATGTCCAGCCTGCTGTTTACCTGCAGTGTTTGCCTGTCTAGGTGCGGACGTAAAGGCCATGACCAAGGACTGCGACACCGTGTTTTCCAGTATCATATTCCTGCTGGGAGAGACTGTGGGATCCGATAAAGAGGAAGCGAAGCTGATTAATCGCTTCTGCTTCCGCGTCAGCCAGTTGCTGATGGCCCACGGCGCAGACCCCAGCGAGTGCCCATCCCACGAGTCCCTCACACACACGTGCCTGAAGAGTTTCAAGCTCCACTTTCCCCTCCTGCGCTTCCTCCTGGAGTCCGGTGCTTCCTATAACTGCTCTCAGCACGGCCCTTCCTGCTGGTCTGGCTTCCATATAGTCTTTGACAGGCTATGCACGTACCTGGGCAGCTGCGAGGACTGTGACTCTGTGGAGCTGCTTAGAACGGCTGAAAGTGTCCTGGACCTCATGATCGCCCATTCGCCGAAAATCATTCTACCCAGAAACTTTGAAATAAAGGCAGCGAGCTGCAGTAGCCATGCAGACAAAGTGACCGCCTTACACCAGTCTCTGAAACAAATGGAGCAGTCGCCCCCTACCCTAAACCATTTGTGCAGGGTGTACATTCGCCAGAGGCTCAGGCCGTGGCCTGTAGATGTTAAAGTGAAATCCCTGCCCCTTCCAGACCGGCTGAAATGGTATCTTCTCATCAATCCCATTGCTTCCTGTGAGGATGATTTATAGTGGACTGGTCCACTGTGTCAGGAGAGAGGGTGGCTCTCGTAGACTTCACACACACTGCTCAAGACCTGTGGCGTTACCGCACACCAGTCTCTGCTTCTGCAGGGCAGAGGTGGCTCCCATCCCACCCGTATTcctcgtgtttgtgacgtcacagtGCGTATACACCGGAGGTTTATCCGTATCACCAGAGACTAGAAGCAGTATTGTCCGCTTCTGCATGTGTCACATTCCCAGAACTCAGTATTTGTGCTAATAAACGGAGATGTTTGTGCAgggcactttttttatttttatttgcttttTTCAGGTTAAATATCACCTATTAGGATCAGTACAAGATCCCGTtggacgagatcccggcggtcggaatacagacaccggcatcccaacagtgGGAGAATAtgacgggattgtggcggtcgggattccggtgtcggtattccaaccgccgggattctgtccagcgggatcttgactgcatccccacCTATTATGTAGGCGGACAtatactgataccccttttccacttggtagcatgggtcgcagccgggagcctgacacggctgcgacccgtgctagagccccttTCTACACttagtgacgctgctgctgacgcggcaggggcagcgctgggagatcacatgatctcccagcgccacccttccatacactgtgaacgggagccgtgtcgcatcgacactgcttccgtttacactacacagcttaccgggttgaacacgtgttcaacccggcaagctacccgggtaggattcccagatcacttgatccgggaatttgcaggggggggggggggggggcgttccacTAGgacaaaacacgggtaaatgcgcgcccccgtgcatttacccgtgtttttagagctagtggaaaaggggtataagcagtaataaaagtggagaagttgcccatggcaaccaatcagctactctgtatacttttatagcagggatggggaaccttcggccctccagctgttgttgacctacacatcccagcatgccttgcaaaagttttagcatggccaaatggcaaaactgtagcaagaCATGCTGTATTTGTAGttttaacagctggagggccaaaggttctccatccctgtttctctatcgtcctaagtggatgctggggttcctgaaaggaccatggggaatagcggctccgcaggagacagggcacaaaagtaaagcttttacaggtcaggtggtgtgtactggctcctccccctatgacccccctccagactccagttagatttttgtgcccggccgagaagggtgcaattctaggtggctctcataaagagctgcttagagagtttagcttaggttttttattttacagtgattcctgctggcaacaggatcactgcaacgagggacagaggggagaagaagtgaactcacctgcgtgcaggatggattggcttcttggctactggacatgaagctccagagggacgatcacaggtacagcctggatggtcaccggagccacgccgccggccccctcacagatgctgaagcaagaagaggtccagaatcggcggctgaagactcctgcagtcttcttaaggtagcgcacagcactgcagctgtgcgccattttcctctcagcacacttcacacggcagtcactgagggtgcagggcgctgggggggggcgccctgggaggcaaatgaaaacctttaaaaaggctaaaaatacctcacatatagccccagaggctatatggagatatttacccctgcctaaatgtactaaatagcgggagacgagcccgccgaaaaaggggcggggcctatctcctcagcacacggcgccattttctgtcacagctccgctggtcaggaaggctcccaggtctctcccctgcactgcactacagaaacagggtataacagagagggggggcagaataaatggcaatatattaatataaaagcagctataagggagcacttaataataaggctatccctgtcatatatagcgctttttggtgtgtgctggcagactctccctctgtctccccaaagggctagtgggtcctgtcttcgtatagagcattccctgtgtgtctgctgtgtgtcggtacgtgtgtgtcgacatgtatgaggacgttattggtgtggaggcggagcaattgccaaatatgaggatgtcacctcctagggggtcgacaccagaatggatgcctttatttgtggaattacgggatagcgtcaactcgcttaagcagtcgtttgccgacatgaggcggccggacactcaattagtgtctgtccaggcgcctcaaacaccgtcaggggctgtaaaacgtcccttgcctcagtcggtcgacacagacccagacacaggcactgattccggtggtgaaggtgacgaatcaaccgtattttccagtagggccacacgttatatgattttggcaataaaggagatgttacatttagctgatactacaggtaccactaaacagggtattatgtggggtgtgaaaaaactaccagtagtttttaccgaatcagaagaattaaatgacgtgtgtgatgaagcgtggggtgccccgataaaaaactgctaatttcaaagaagttattggctttataccctttcccgccagaggttagggagcgctgggaaacacctcctagggtggacaaagcgctaacacgcttatcaaaacaagtggcgttaccctctcctgagacggacgcacttaaagatccatcagataggaggatggaaaatatccaaaaaggtatatacacacatgcaggtgttatactacgaccagctattgcgactgcctggatgtgcagtgctggggtagtttggtcagagtccctgatcgaaaatattgataccctggacagggacaatattttactgtcgttagaacaaataaaggatgcatttctttatatgcgtgatgcacagagagatatctgcacactggcatcacgggtaagtgctatgtccatttcggccagaagagctttatggacacgacagtggacaggcgatgcgtagaggagttatttgaggtcggtctatcggatttggtggccacggctacggccgggaaatccacctttctacctcaagtcactccccaacagaaaaaggcaccgacctttcaaccgcagccctttcgttcctttaaaaataagagagcaaagggctattcatatctgccacgaggcagaggacgagggaagagacagcaacaggcagctccttcccaggaacagaagccctccccgccttctacaaaagcctcagcatgacgctggggcttcgcaagcggactcgggggcggtaggcggtcgtctcaaaaattacagcgcgcagtgggctcactcgcaggtaaatccctggatcctgcagataatatctcaggggtacaggttgaaattagagacagagccacctcgccgtttcctgaagtctgctttaccaacgtccccctcagaaagggagacggttttggaagccattcacaagctgtattctcagcaggtgatagtctaggtacctcttctacaacaagggaaggggtattattccactctatttgtggtaccgaagccggatggctcggtaaggcctattctaaatctg
Coding sequences within:
- the ASB6 gene encoding ankyrin repeat and SOCS box protein 6 isoform X2; translation: MPFLHGFRRIIFEYQPLVDEILGAVGIHDPEQGETAHSTVSFLANDNDKFLALNELLERHSQTAFYKEGISYSLLKVAELGLAPAAEILLQYGADLGFEDPVTYYTPLHIAVLRNQPDMVELLVQNGADINRRDRIHESSPLDLASEESERLPCLQRLLELGADVNAADRNGKTALLHALASSDGVQIHNTENIRLLLEGGADVKAMTKDCDTVFSSIIFLLGETVGSDKEEAKLINRFCFRVSQLLMAHGADPSECPSHESLTHTCLKSFKLHFPLLRFLLESGASYNCSQHGPSCWSGFHIVFDRLCTYLGSCEDCDSVELLRTAESVLDLMIAHSPKIILPRNFEIKAASCSSHADKVTALHQSLKQMEQSPPTLNHLCRVYIRQRLRPWPVDVKVKSLPLPDRLKWYLLINPIASCEDDL
- the ASB6 gene encoding ankyrin repeat and SOCS box protein 6 isoform X1, which translates into the protein MLQQIGDGAPSMPFLHGFRRIIFEYQPLVDEILGAVGIHDPEQGETAHSTVSFLANDNDKFLALNELLERHSQTAFYKEGISYSLLKVAELGLAPAAEILLQYGADLGFEDPVTYYTPLHIAVLRNQPDMVELLVQNGADINRRDRIHESSPLDLASEESERLPCLQRLLELGADVNAADRNGKTALLHALASSDGVQIHNTENIRLLLEGGADVKAMTKDCDTVFSSIIFLLGETVGSDKEEAKLINRFCFRVSQLLMAHGADPSECPSHESLTHTCLKSFKLHFPLLRFLLESGASYNCSQHGPSCWSGFHIVFDRLCTYLGSCEDCDSVELLRTAESVLDLMIAHSPKIILPRNFEIKAASCSSHADKVTALHQSLKQMEQSPPTLNHLCRVYIRQRLRPWPVDVKVKSLPLPDRLKWYLLINPIASCEDDL